In Mongoliitalea daihaiensis, one DNA window encodes the following:
- a CDS encoding mechanosensitive ion channel family protein — MMLEYKKEKLLDVLDFFNELMSLRLFAVGESSLTIGLLLTVVISIVFLFVVAEWIRRLLVNRILKNYALEMGTRQSVGTIVKYILIVAGLFSILQTNGIDLSAFGILAGALGVGIGFGLQNITNNFISGLIILFERPIKVGDRIEVGDISGDVSTISARSTTIITNDNISVIIPNSQFIDSQVINWSHNERKVRFNFPVGVSYKEDPSKVRAVLLEVAAAHASVLKNPAPDVLFEEFADSSLNFNLRVWTIDYINKPKVLKSELYYEIFTRFKAENIEIPFPQRDVHIFNNDQKLNN, encoded by the coding sequence ATGATGTTGGAATATAAAAAAGAAAAGCTTTTGGACGTATTAGATTTTTTTAACGAATTGATGTCTTTGCGACTGTTTGCTGTAGGAGAAAGTTCACTTACTATAGGACTTTTATTGACTGTGGTGATATCTATTGTTTTTTTGTTTGTAGTGGCCGAATGGATTCGAAGGCTTCTTGTTAATCGAATTTTAAAAAACTATGCATTGGAAATGGGTACCCGACAATCAGTGGGTACGATTGTAAAATATATTCTGATTGTAGCAGGATTATTTTCTATACTCCAAACCAACGGGATTGACTTAAGTGCGTTTGGTATTCTAGCAGGTGCTTTAGGTGTGGGTATTGGTTTTGGTCTTCAAAATATTACCAACAATTTTATTTCAGGATTGATTATTTTGTTTGAGCGTCCAATCAAAGTTGGTGATAGAATTGAGGTTGGGGATATTTCTGGAGACGTATCAACAATTTCAGCTCGGTCGACCACAATAATTACGAATGATAATATTTCAGTCATTATTCCAAATTCTCAGTTTATTGATTCACAGGTCATCAATTGGTCTCATAATGAGCGCAAAGTACGTTTTAATTTTCCTGTTGGAGTTTCTTATAAGGAAGATCCTTCTAAAGTTCGTGCGGTCTTATTAGAGGTTGCGGCAGCACATGCATCCGTATTGAAAAATCCAGCTCCTGACGTTTTATTTGAAGAATTTGCAGATAGCAGTTTAAATTTTAATCTCAGAGTATGGACTATCGATTATATTAATAAACCCAAAGTGCTCAAATCTGAATTGTACTATGAAATTTTCACCCGTTTTAAAGCAGAAAATATTGAAATTCCATTTCCTCAGAGAGATGTGCACATTTTTAATAATGATCAAAAATTGAATAATTAA
- a CDS encoding murein L,D-transpeptidase catalytic domain family protein, translated as MRLLTLSFILLIGSSFTQPSEHSHINFRSSFTSSFEEILWQQLQTGREYFILPDKEVLTVGAKGYFHLLENGQLEEGKPLAVIDFSLPSTEKRLWIIDMEEGKLIHHGYVAHGRNSGELKAERFSNQNSSYMSSLGFYRTAETYQGKHGYSLRLDGLEQGFNDRARERAIVIHGAAYASEDFIRQTGRLGRSLGCPALPPSESAFLINHLKEGALLFIYAEDEHYLSGSSLVNVDDVGI; from the coding sequence ATGCGGCTTCTTACCCTTAGTTTTATCTTGTTGATTGGCAGTTCATTTACACAGCCCTCTGAGCATAGCCATATAAATTTTCGATCATCTTTTACTAGTTCTTTTGAAGAGATATTATGGCAACAGCTACAGACAGGTCGTGAATATTTCATTCTTCCAGATAAAGAAGTATTAACTGTTGGTGCGAAAGGTTATTTTCATTTATTAGAAAATGGTCAATTAGAGGAAGGAAAGCCTTTAGCAGTAATTGATTTTTCTTTGCCATCCACCGAAAAGAGGTTGTGGATAATTGACATGGAAGAGGGAAAGTTGATCCATCATGGATATGTCGCACACGGAAGAAATTCCGGGGAATTGAAGGCCGAACGATTTTCCAATCAAAACTCATCTTATATGAGTAGTTTGGGCTTTTACCGAACGGCAGAGACTTATCAAGGAAAACATGGGTATTCTTTACGTTTGGATGGTTTGGAACAAGGGTTTAACGATCGTGCTCGGGAGCGTGCTATTGTTATACACGGGGCAGCATATGCAAGTGAGGACTTTATTCGTCAAACTGGAAGGTTAGGAAGAAGTTTAGGTTGCCCAGCTCTTCCACCGAGTGAAAGTGCTTTCTTAATTAATCACTTGAAAGAAGGGGCGTTATTGTTTATTTATGCAGAAGATGAGCACTATCTTTCTGGATCAAGTTTAGTGAATGTAGATGATGTTGGAATATAA
- a CDS encoding 6-pyruvoyl trahydropterin synthase family protein: protein MKVAVYRKEHFNAAHRLHNPNWSDEQNEAYFGKCNNKYYHGHNYDLIVKLVGPVDPETGYVFDMKVLSDLIKEHVLNKFDHKNLNLDTDEFKNLNPSAENIAVVIWNILREKIDHIYELTIRLYETERNYVEYDGNI from the coding sequence ATGAAAGTAGCCGTTTATAGAAAAGAGCATTTTAATGCCGCACATAGATTACACAATCCCAATTGGTCCGATGAGCAAAATGAGGCTTATTTCGGTAAGTGTAACAATAAATATTACCATGGTCACAACTACGATTTGATCGTAAAATTGGTAGGCCCAGTTGATCCGGAGACAGGGTATGTTTTTGACATGAAAGTGTTGAGTGACCTTATTAAAGAACATGTATTAAATAAATTTGACCACAAAAACCTAAATCTTGACACCGATGAATTTAAGAATCTCAATCCATCTGCGGAGAATATTGCAGTGGTTATTTGGAATATTCTGAGGGAGAAAATTGATCACATTTACGAACTAACCATTCGACTTTATGAAACAGAAAGAAACTATGTTGAATACGATGGAAATATCTAA
- the folE gene encoding GTP cyclohydrolase I FolE: MKQKETMLNTMEISNSEHLIDEIGDEHIGTSADTPLRADAFEIDDELKMELIEKHFREIMHVLGLDLTDDSLKGTPRRVAKMYIQEIFSGLNPKNKPDVKLFENKYKYNEMLVEKDITFFSNCEHHFVPITGKAHVAYISNGQVIGLSKINRIVQYYAKRPQVQERLTMQIGNELKELLGTDDIAVVIDAHHMCVSSRGVQDVNSSTVTAFYSGKFERDENARTEFMKYISL; encoded by the coding sequence ATGAAACAGAAAGAAACTATGTTGAATACGATGGAAATATCTAATTCTGAACACTTAATTGACGAAATTGGCGATGAGCACATCGGAACTTCAGCAGACACACCTCTGCGCGCTGATGCATTCGAAATTGATGACGAGCTGAAAATGGAATTGATTGAAAAACATTTCAGGGAAATCATGCATGTATTAGGTTTAGACCTTACAGATGACAGTCTGAAAGGAACTCCGCGTAGAGTTGCAAAAATGTACATTCAGGAAATTTTCAGTGGGTTAAATCCCAAAAATAAGCCTGATGTGAAATTGTTTGAGAACAAATACAAGTATAATGAAATGCTAGTTGAGAAGGATATTACCTTCTTCTCTAATTGCGAACATCACTTTGTACCTATCACAGGCAAAGCACATGTAGCATATATCTCAAATGGTCAAGTCATTGGACTTTCTAAAATTAATAGAATTGTTCAATACTATGCCAAGAGGCCGCAGGTACAAGAAAGGTTAACAATGCAAATTGGAAACGAACTTAAAGAACTATTGGGTACAGATGATATCGCTGTTGTAATAGATGCACATCACATGTGCGTCAGTTCTAGAGGAGTTCAAGATGTAAATAGTTCAACAGTAACAGCCTTTTATTCAGGCAAGTTTGAACGTGATGAAAATGCTCGTACAGAGTTTATGAAATATATAAGTCTTTAA
- a CDS encoding SDR family NAD(P)-dependent oxidoreductase: MNLANKQIVIIGGNSGIGQQVKEMCELQGAKVYSYSRSGSEGEKLDVTSDFSSIEGLPEQIDGLVYCPGTINLKPFHRFSIADFQKDFDINLLGAVKVLQACLKGLKKSPSASVVLYSTVAVKTGLGFHASISAAKGAVEGLAKSLASEWAANKIRVNVVAPSLTDTPLAGMLLGTDDKKEASNKRHPLGRYGQPQDIANATLFLLSDGAEWMTGQVLNVDGGMSSLK, encoded by the coding sequence ATGAATTTGGCTAACAAACAGATTGTGATCATCGGTGGAAACTCCGGAATTGGTCAACAAGTGAAAGAAATGTGCGAATTGCAAGGCGCAAAAGTTTATTCTTACAGTCGTTCCGGATCGGAAGGAGAAAAATTAGATGTGACTTCTGACTTTTCAAGTATCGAAGGTTTGCCTGAGCAAATAGACGGTTTGGTTTATTGTCCAGGCACTATCAACCTCAAGCCTTTTCATAGATTTAGTATAGCAGATTTTCAGAAAGACTTCGATATCAACCTATTGGGAGCTGTCAAGGTACTTCAAGCCTGCTTAAAAGGACTTAAAAAATCTCCATCGGCATCTGTTGTGCTTTATAGCACTGTTGCAGTAAAAACAGGGCTTGGTTTTCATGCTTCTATCTCAGCTGCTAAAGGAGCTGTTGAAGGCTTAGCTAAATCTCTCGCATCTGAATGGGCTGCCAACAAAATCCGGGTCAATGTGGTCGCGCCATCACTTACAGATACTCCACTTGCGGGGATGCTATTGGGTACGGATGATAAGAAAGAAGCATCCAATAAGAGACATCCGTTAGGGAGGTATGGTCAACCTCAAGATATTGCAAATGCCACACTCTTCCTGCTTTCTGATGGAGCAGAATGGATGACAGGTCAAGTGCTCAATGTAGATGGAGGCATGAGTTCATTGAAATAG
- a CDS encoding flavin reductase family protein produces MMVHLSKKQLLEAESFFRRDFVNSLAGYKSLNLIGTKNENGVTNLSPFSQIFHVGATPPVVGILFRPHTVERHTFENILNTGYFTLNHVTPVFYKEAHQTAARYEGSEFEATGLEEEYLNGFFAPFVKLSPLKVACKLAERVTLKINGTELLLADIEDVFVEEKGLRKDGSLDLNELETVTNTGLDEYHIGQRLARLSYPKPGKPLEEIL; encoded by the coding sequence ATGATGGTTCACCTTTCCAAGAAACAGCTTTTAGAAGCGGAATCTTTTTTTAGAAGAGACTTTGTTAATTCATTGGCAGGCTATAAAAGCTTAAACCTTATAGGTACAAAAAATGAAAATGGGGTGACTAACCTTTCCCCATTTTCTCAAATTTTTCATGTGGGAGCCACCCCTCCCGTTGTGGGAATTTTATTTAGACCTCACACAGTAGAAAGACATACGTTTGAAAACATTCTCAACACAGGTTATTTCACTTTAAATCACGTCACTCCTGTTTTCTATAAAGAGGCACATCAAACTGCAGCCCGCTATGAAGGGTCAGAGTTTGAGGCGACTGGCTTAGAAGAAGAATATTTAAATGGATTCTTTGCCCCCTTTGTAAAACTAAGCCCTTTGAAGGTTGCCTGTAAATTAGCAGAACGAGTCACACTGAAAATCAACGGTACAGAATTACTTCTTGCTGACATTGAAGATGTTTTTGTAGAAGAAAAAGGACTTCGAAAGGATGGGTCCTTAGATTTAAATGAGTTAGAAACAGTCACCAACACAGGACTAGATGAATACCATATAGGCCAAAGATTGGCTAGGTTAAGCTATCCTAAACCAGGGAAGCCACTTGAAGAAATTCTATGA
- a CDS encoding ligase-associated DNA damage response exonuclease gives MSLLELTPKGLYCPPADIFIDPWRPVDYAVITHAHSDHSRWGMKHYLAHQDSAEVMKLRLGSDISLQTISYQEPLFINGVEISLIPAGHIPGSAQVKITYQGKTVVVSGDYKIENDGLSTPFEPVKCHEFVSECTFGMPMYDWEPQSVTFEKINRWWSQNAAQDRNSVLFAYSLGKAQRILQHLNSDIGEIFVHGAIWNTNEALINNGISLRKVEKVSAEINKSRFKKAMILAPPSAMGTPWMKKFGPYRTGICSGWMSIRGTRRRRAADAGFVLSDHADWKGLIQAIQATEAETVYLTHGSKAVFAKYLQEEKGIHAVELETLFEGENSNFTEE, from the coding sequence ATGAGTTTACTAGAATTGACTCCTAAAGGTCTATACTGCCCACCCGCAGATATATTCATAGACCCTTGGCGTCCGGTGGACTATGCGGTGATTACGCATGCACATTCCGATCACTCCAGATGGGGAATGAAACACTACTTGGCTCATCAAGATTCAGCCGAAGTGATGAAACTTCGATTGGGAAGTGATATTTCATTGCAAACCATTTCTTACCAAGAACCTCTTTTCATCAATGGTGTTGAAATCTCCCTAATTCCCGCCGGCCACATTCCGGGTTCCGCACAAGTAAAAATCACGTATCAAGGAAAGACAGTTGTAGTTTCAGGGGACTATAAAATAGAAAATGACGGACTCTCCACTCCTTTTGAGCCTGTCAAATGCCACGAATTTGTTTCCGAGTGTACATTCGGAATGCCCATGTATGACTGGGAGCCTCAATCTGTTACTTTTGAAAAAATCAATCGTTGGTGGTCCCAAAATGCCGCTCAAGATAGAAACTCTGTGCTTTTCGCATATTCTTTAGGCAAAGCTCAACGCATCCTTCAGCACCTGAACTCAGATATAGGGGAAATTTTTGTTCATGGGGCAATTTGGAACACCAATGAAGCATTGATCAACAATGGTATTTCGTTAAGAAAAGTGGAGAAAGTCAGTGCTGAAATCAACAAAAGCAGATTCAAAAAAGCCATGATTCTTGCCCCACCTAGTGCTATGGGTACTCCATGGATGAAAAAATTCGGTCCCTACCGGACAGGGATTTGTTCAGGGTGGATGAGTATACGGGGTACTCGGAGAAGAAGAGCCGCAGATGCAGGGTTTGTACTATCAGACCATGCAGATTGGAAAGGGCTAATTCAGGCGATTCAAGCAACTGAAGCTGAAACTGTTTACCTCACTCATGGTTCCAAGGCTGTTTTTGCTAAATATCTACAGGAAGAGAAGGGAATACACGCAGTAGAGCTTGAAACCTTATTTGAAGGAGAAAACAGTAACTTCACAGAGGAATAA
- the guaA gene encoding glutamine-hydrolyzing GMP synthase, with protein sequence MAEQILILDFGSQYTQLIARRVRELNVYCEIHPYNKIPEITDHIKGIILSGSPCSVRDEGSPDLDLDSLRGKLPILGVCYGSQLLAQKYGGEVLPSEIREYGRANLDHLDLHYDLLKEMTHGSQVWMSHGDTIKELPQGFDVIASTESVRVAAFKIQGEETYGIQFHPEVTHSLEGKNLLRNFVVGICGCSQDWTSDTFIDTTVAELKAKIGLDKVVMGLSGGVDSSVAATLIHRAIGDNLTCVFVDNGLLRKNEYQEVLDSYKTLGLNVIGVDSKQRFYDALAGITEPEAKRKAIGRVFIEVFDDEAHKIEGVKWLGQGTIYPDVIESVSVKGPSATIKSHHNVGGLPDFMKLSVVEPLNTLFKDEVREVGRALEIPETIIGRHPFPGPGLAIRILGDITAEKVKTLQEVDHIFIQGLKTHGLYDQVWQAGAILLPIQSVGVMGDERTYEKVVALRAVGSVDGMTADWIHLPYEFLGKISNEIINRVKGVNRVVYDISSKPPATIEWE encoded by the coding sequence ATGGCAGAACAAATCCTCATTCTTGACTTCGGTTCCCAATACACACAATTGATTGCCCGCAGGGTAAGGGAACTCAATGTTTACTGTGAAATTCATCCGTATAATAAGATCCCCGAAATCACTGATCACATCAAAGGCATCATCCTTTCAGGAAGCCCTTGCTCGGTCAGGGACGAAGGTTCACCCGATCTTGATCTTGATAGTCTTCGTGGCAAATTACCAATCCTTGGTGTATGCTACGGCTCACAATTATTAGCTCAAAAATACGGCGGCGAAGTACTCCCTTCCGAAATTAGAGAGTATGGCAGAGCTAATTTGGATCACCTCGATCTTCATTATGATTTATTAAAAGAAATGACCCATGGCTCCCAAGTTTGGATGTCACATGGTGACACCATCAAAGAATTGCCCCAAGGATTTGATGTCATCGCCAGTACAGAATCAGTTAGGGTAGCAGCTTTTAAAATCCAAGGAGAAGAAACATACGGTATCCAGTTTCATCCAGAAGTAACCCATTCATTGGAAGGTAAAAATCTACTTAGAAACTTTGTCGTAGGCATTTGCGGCTGTTCGCAAGATTGGACTTCAGATACTTTTATTGACACTACAGTTGCCGAACTTAAAGCCAAAATTGGCCTTGATAAAGTAGTCATGGGCTTATCGGGAGGGGTAGATTCTTCAGTAGCTGCTACCTTGATTCACCGAGCGATTGGAGATAATTTGACCTGTGTCTTTGTAGATAATGGATTGTTAAGAAAAAATGAATACCAAGAGGTATTGGATTCTTACAAAACACTCGGATTAAACGTCATTGGAGTGGATTCCAAGCAACGCTTTTACGATGCATTAGCTGGTATAACTGAGCCAGAAGCCAAAAGAAAAGCCATTGGTAGAGTGTTCATAGAGGTCTTTGACGATGAAGCACACAAGATTGAAGGTGTAAAATGGCTGGGGCAGGGCACCATTTATCCAGATGTCATTGAATCCGTATCCGTAAAAGGCCCTTCAGCCACCATCAAATCCCATCACAATGTTGGCGGCTTGCCTGATTTTATGAAATTATCAGTCGTGGAACCACTCAACACACTCTTCAAAGATGAAGTAAGAGAAGTGGGCAGAGCACTTGAAATTCCGGAAACAATCATCGGAAGACATCCGTTCCCAGGTCCAGGATTGGCTATCCGCATCTTGGGAGACATAACAGCTGAGAAAGTTAAAACACTTCAGGAAGTAGACCATATTTTTATACAAGGGTTAAAAACACATGGCTTATATGACCAAGTATGGCAAGCTGGAGCAATCCTCCTTCCTATTCAATCCGTGGGTGTTATGGGCGATGAAAGAACCTATGAAAAAGTGGTAGCACTTCGAGCTGTTGGCTCAGTAGATGGCATGACTGCTGACTGGATTCACTTACCCTATGAGTTTTTGGGAAAAATTTCTAACGAAATCATCAATCGAGTCAAAGGTGTGAACCGTGTAGTCTACGATATCTCTTCTAAACCACCTGCAACCATCGAATGGGAATAA
- a CDS encoding ABC transporter substrate-binding protein, with amino-acid sequence MKAILALFFSLTLSLSLFAQDKLANYKRGKTLISYGNYEEAMDALRPFLDEKEYGNLSTYATYHVAFAAYQRGQFSLAEELLSSLLNRGIIDQKEEAQYLLALTYFKQGQKSSALKTITGIKDPILFKEAENASFEFLKDTELDFLKENATMASANQGFNLAYLQQLQSKQRLSSEERTILTQLKEKVEIETSSFSTSKNTNYLDVAVILPFNQSGSRDVRELNSSNFIFELYQGLNFASEELLKQRVQLRIKTYDTERNTTKLQQILADPFVINSDIIVGPIYPEEVEIVAMFSERYNIPFINPLSNVDDRIKDLDYAYLFRPSIEQLSKGITAFAKNNIYGKKIAIGYSTASRDELLIKELENDLRKDGYSIIRSQKITGREVVSFFEGLGIRTDSTTRADLVILLSDDPNTANSAVGFMESKNIHTPVLVMDSWLYFNFANYEMLENQNFHFVANNLLKLNSQPYERFREDFLGKNMMYPSLNVSLGYELMYFIYSTFEQSHKRDWRDGLNRSGFREGKISQGFNFTQSQSNTFVPVYRLENGILELK; translated from the coding sequence ATGAAAGCAATACTAGCCTTGTTCTTTTCCCTAACGCTCAGCCTTAGCCTCTTTGCTCAAGACAAACTGGCTAATTACAAACGTGGCAAAACCTTGATCAGTTATGGGAATTACGAAGAAGCAATGGATGCTCTACGTCCTTTTTTGGATGAAAAGGAATATGGGAATCTCTCTACCTATGCAACCTATCATGTTGCCTTTGCAGCCTATCAGCGTGGTCAATTTAGCCTAGCAGAAGAACTGCTGAGCAGCCTACTCAATCGTGGTATAATCGATCAAAAAGAAGAGGCCCAATACCTTTTGGCATTAACTTATTTTAAACAAGGTCAAAAATCGAGTGCTCTAAAGACAATTACTGGAATCAAAGACCCCATCCTTTTTAAGGAAGCAGAAAATGCAAGTTTTGAATTTTTAAAAGATACAGAACTGGATTTTCTTAAAGAAAATGCCACTATGGCCTCAGCGAATCAAGGGTTTAACTTGGCTTATCTGCAACAATTGCAATCCAAGCAACGGTTATCATCGGAAGAGCGAACAATACTAACGCAATTAAAAGAAAAAGTTGAAATTGAAACTAGTAGCTTCTCAACTTCAAAAAACACAAACTATTTAGATGTAGCAGTAATACTTCCATTCAACCAAAGCGGGAGCAGAGATGTAAGAGAGTTAAACTCATCTAATTTCATTTTTGAATTGTACCAAGGGTTGAATTTTGCTTCTGAGGAATTACTAAAACAACGAGTTCAACTTCGGATCAAAACCTATGATACTGAAAGAAATACAACTAAACTTCAACAAATATTAGCAGATCCCTTTGTTATCAATTCAGATATCATCGTAGGCCCAATTTATCCAGAAGAAGTGGAAATAGTAGCTATGTTTTCGGAGAGGTATAATATTCCATTTATCAATCCTCTTTCCAACGTTGATGATCGAATCAAAGACTTAGACTACGCTTACTTATTTCGACCATCAATTGAACAGCTCTCTAAAGGAATTACAGCATTTGCTAAAAATAACATCTATGGTAAAAAAATTGCTATAGGCTATTCTACTGCATCAAGGGATGAATTGTTGATAAAAGAATTAGAAAATGACCTTCGAAAAGATGGTTATTCGATTATTCGATCACAAAAAATTACTGGAAGAGAAGTGGTTTCTTTTTTTGAGGGGTTGGGTATTAGAACTGACTCCACAACACGGGCTGACTTAGTGATTTTGTTAAGTGATGACCCAAATACAGCCAATTCCGCGGTTGGATTTATGGAATCCAAAAACATCCATACACCTGTATTGGTTATGGATTCGTGGTTGTATTTCAACTTTGCAAATTATGAAATGCTCGAGAATCAAAACTTCCACTTCGTCGCAAACAACCTTCTCAAACTCAATTCCCAACCTTATGAGCGGTTTCGAGAGGACTTCCTTGGAAAAAACATGATGTATCCTTCTCTCAACGTAAGCTTGGGTTATGAATTGATGTACTTTATATATAGCACATTTGAGCAATCCCATAAGCGCGATTGGAGAGATGGACTGAATAGGAGTGGTTTCAGAGAAGGCAAAATCAGTCAAGGATTTAACTTTACCCAATCCCAAAGCAATACATTTGTTCCAGTTTACAGACTGGAAAACGGTATTTTAGAACTTAAATAA
- the hemL gene encoding glutamate-1-semialdehyde 2,1-aminomutase: MQISKSKSLFERAKNFIPGGVNSPVRAFRAVGGDPIFIQKASGAYIYDEDDNAYIELINSWGPMILGHNHPLIKEAVIKAMENGTSFGAPTAREIEIAELIISMVPSVERVRMVNSGTEATMSAIRVARGYTGKDKIIKMEGHYHGHGDSFLISAGSGAITMGNPDSPGVTKGTAKDTLLAPYNDLTSIEALVAANKGEIAAIILEPVPGNMGLAIPKEGYLQGLRDICNKEGIVLIFDEVMTGFRLAKGGAQELFGVTPDMTTLGKIIGGGMPVGAYGGKKEIMDCVSPAGPVYQAGTLSGNPIAMAAGLAMLRHLDAHPEVYTRLNEIGRKLTHGIKDSLKELGLSYTVNHLGSMYSLFFTTHEVFDFATAKHSDTVLFGKYFQGMLKRGIYLAPSQFESLFLSTALTDELIQKIVDAHHDTMKELIA, encoded by the coding sequence ATGCAGATTTCAAAAAGTAAAAGCCTTTTCGAAAGGGCTAAAAACTTTATTCCAGGAGGTGTAAATTCTCCTGTTAGGGCATTTCGAGCAGTTGGTGGAGATCCTATCTTCATCCAAAAAGCCTCCGGAGCCTATATTTACGATGAAGATGATAATGCATACATCGAACTGATCAATAGTTGGGGTCCTATGATTTTGGGACATAATCACCCCTTGATCAAAGAAGCAGTCATTAAAGCCATGGAGAATGGCACCTCTTTTGGCGCTCCAACAGCTCGTGAGATTGAAATAGCAGAACTTATCATTTCTATGGTACCCTCCGTAGAGCGGGTACGCATGGTAAATTCAGGCACCGAAGCGACCATGTCGGCTATTCGAGTGGCAAGAGGTTACACCGGCAAAGATAAGATCATCAAAATGGAAGGTCATTATCACGGACATGGAGATTCCTTTCTAATTTCAGCTGGCAGTGGTGCGATCACCATGGGGAATCCCGATTCACCCGGCGTCACCAAAGGCACTGCAAAAGATACGCTATTAGCTCCCTACAATGATCTCACATCCATTGAAGCGCTCGTAGCTGCAAACAAAGGAGAGATAGCAGCAATCATTTTGGAACCGGTGCCAGGAAATATGGGGCTAGCTATTCCTAAAGAGGGCTACCTCCAGGGATTACGCGACATTTGCAACAAGGAAGGCATCGTACTGATTTTTGATGAGGTGATGACAGGATTTCGTTTAGCAAAAGGTGGTGCGCAAGAATTGTTTGGTGTAACACCAGACATGACTACTTTAGGCAAAATCATCGGTGGAGGTATGCCTGTTGGTGCTTATGGCGGTAAAAAGGAAATCATGGATTGCGTGTCTCCCGCAGGCCCTGTGTACCAAGCTGGGACATTGTCTGGTAATCCTATCGCAATGGCCGCAGGATTGGCCATGCTTAGACATCTAGATGCACACCCAGAGGTTTACACGAGACTAAATGAAATCGGAAGGAAGTTAACCCACGGGATTAAAGACTCTTTAAAAGAGCTTGGATTAAGTTATACAGTCAACCATCTCGGCAGCATGTATAGTTTATTCTTTACAACTCATGAAGTCTTTGATTTTGCTACTGCGAAGCATTCGGACACTGTACTATTTGGAAAATACTTCCAAGGAATGTTGAAGAGGGGTATTTATTTAGCCCCTTCACAGTTTGAATCTTTGTTTCTATCTACTGCATTGACAGATGAATTGATTCAAAAAATCGTCGATGCGCATCATGATACAATGAAAGAGCTAATCGCATAA
- a CDS encoding DUF3667 domain-containing protein, which translates to MPADDRKLPYCLNCGEEFHQDENFCPACGQENKDSRMPIFVFLEDFFSTFLNFDTIFIRTVPAFITKPGALTLAFNEGRRRHFIQPIKLYLLMSLFYFFVFGLLIPKDVLDQAMMGSREGSPISMNGQFAEIRENLSEAERVEFDSLINKGALESVQTIWPQLAESINEQRVDWKELKFLAIDPLVSDEEFEEVFINSRFHLQHNLSISKIRAFIANSSFFINGVARNLPVMMFFILPFFALILQLLYVRGGFYFVEHLIHGLHLHAFAYFLYGLAISWGFVVDQYSEQVLGWSFILVSIYAYFSMKKVYGQGWFKTLVKFLFLGLFYLLFLLLGLILEVYITLLLL; encoded by the coding sequence ATGCCAGCTGACGATAGAAAATTACCGTATTGTTTGAATTGCGGTGAGGAGTTCCATCAGGATGAAAACTTTTGCCCAGCTTGCGGGCAAGAAAATAAGGATTCTCGGATGCCGATATTTGTGTTTTTAGAAGATTTTTTTTCCACCTTTCTCAATTTCGATACTATTTTTATACGCACAGTACCGGCATTTATCACAAAGCCCGGTGCCTTGACCCTAGCGTTTAATGAGGGAAGAAGAAGGCATTTCATTCAGCCGATCAAGCTGTACTTATTGATGTCTTTGTTTTACTTTTTTGTTTTTGGATTACTGATACCAAAGGATGTATTAGATCAAGCAATGATGGGTTCTAGAGAGGGTTCACCGATTTCGATGAATGGACAATTTGCTGAAATACGTGAAAATCTTTCGGAAGCTGAAAGGGTTGAGTTTGATAGTCTGATCAACAAAGGTGCGTTAGAATCAGTGCAAACGATATGGCCACAATTGGCAGAATCCATCAATGAACAAAGAGTCGATTGGAAAGAATTGAAGTTTCTGGCAATTGATCCATTGGTTTCAGATGAAGAGTTTGAGGAAGTATTTATAAACTCAAGATTTCATCTTCAGCATAATCTTAGTATCAGCAAAATCCGTGCTTTTATAGCTAACTCCAGTTTTTTTATCAATGGGGTAGCTCGAAATCTTCCGGTAATGATGTTTTTCATACTTCCGTTTTTTGCTCTAATCCTACAGCTATTGTATGTGAGAGGAGGTTTTTATTTTGTAGAGCATCTGATCCATGGCTTACATCTTCATGCTTTTGCTTATTTTTTGTATGGTTTGGCAATTTCTTGGGGATTTGTTGTAGATCAATATTCGGAGCAAGTATTGGGTTGGTCTTTTATACTTGTTTCCATTTATGCCTATTTTTCCATGAAAAAAGTGTACGGGCAAGGCTGGTTTAAAACCTTAGTCAAGTTTTTGTTTTTAGGGTTATTTTATCTGTTATTTCTGCTTTTAGGATTGATTTTAGAAGTTTATATCACGCTTTTATTACTTTAA